One stretch of Gambusia affinis linkage group LG05, SWU_Gaff_1.0, whole genome shotgun sequence DNA includes these proteins:
- the LOC122831805 gene encoding trypsin-like isoform X1 → MALLKVLLLLGLGVSVNSDVSLQKRIIGGHNCDDTERLYHVRLEATNGTHKSLCGGSLIHPKWILTTDTCWKSPTRWSNIAMLGIHPKTTMKRFVNIKDKPVLCAPGCWQHDIMLLKLERRVDNFPLAPLPDCSNRPKIGDTVQLAGEGTMTTGPNNRRYEISYAAAATYLQCVDMKVVQASHFLPTYGHVFAASAPNKDACNGDYGSAVVFNGKIYGVMSPGVPDYACQRPAYIVDVCEYIGWIKDTIGLE, encoded by the exons tgcagaagagaATCATTGGAGGTCATAACTGTGATGACACGGAGCGTCTCTATCATGTTCGGCTGGAGGCCACCAATGGTACTCATAAGAGCCTGTGTGGAGGATCTCTGATCCATCCTAAGTGGATCCTGACTACAGATACCTGCTGGAAGTCGCCGACACGGTG GAGTAATATAGCAATGTTAGGCATTCATCCAAAGACTACAATGAAAAGGTTTGTCAATATCAAGGACAAACCTGTGCTTTGTGCTCCTGGATGCTGGCAGCATGACATCATGTTGCTGAAGCTTGAAAGACGAGTAGATAATTTCCCACTTGCTCCACTACCAGACTGCAGTAATCGCCCTAAAAT TGGTGATACTGTTCAGCTGGCAGGAGAGGGAACAATGACAACCGGCCCCAACAATCGGCGATATGAGA TATCCtatgctgctgcagcaacataTCTTCAGTGTGTCGACATGAAAGTTGTTCAGGCTTCCCATTTCCTGCCAACATATGGACATGTATTTGCTGCTTCAGCACCGAACAAGGATGCATGTAAT gGCGACTACGGCTCAGCAGTGGTGTTCAACGGCAAGATTTATGGTGTGATGTCTCCAGGTGTACCAGACTATGCATGTCAGAGACCAGCTTACATCGTAGATGTGTGTGAATACATCGGGTGGATAAAAGATACAATTGGccttgaataa
- the LOC122831805 gene encoding trypsin-like isoform X2, translating into MALLKVLLLLGLGVSVNSDVSLQKRIIGGHNCDDTERLYHVRLEATNGTHKSLCGGSLIHPKWILTTDTCWKSPTRWSNIAMLGIHPKTTMKRFVNIKDKPVLCAPGCWQHDIMLLKLERRVDNFPLAPLPDCSNRPKIGDTVQLAGEGTMTTGPNNRRLSYAAAATYLQCVDMKVVQASHFLPTYGHVFAASAPNKDACNGDYGSAVVFNGKIYGVMSPGVPDYACQRPAYIVDVCEYIGWIKDTIGLE; encoded by the exons tgcagaagagaATCATTGGAGGTCATAACTGTGATGACACGGAGCGTCTCTATCATGTTCGGCTGGAGGCCACCAATGGTACTCATAAGAGCCTGTGTGGAGGATCTCTGATCCATCCTAAGTGGATCCTGACTACAGATACCTGCTGGAAGTCGCCGACACGGTG GAGTAATATAGCAATGTTAGGCATTCATCCAAAGACTACAATGAAAAGGTTTGTCAATATCAAGGACAAACCTGTGCTTTGTGCTCCTGGATGCTGGCAGCATGACATCATGTTGCTGAAGCTTGAAAGACGAGTAGATAATTTCCCACTTGCTCCACTACCAGACTGCAGTAATCGCCCTAAAAT TGGTGATACTGTTCAGCTGGCAGGAGAGGGAACAATGACAACCGGCCCCAACAATCGGCGAT TATCCtatgctgctgcagcaacataTCTTCAGTGTGTCGACATGAAAGTTGTTCAGGCTTCCCATTTCCTGCCAACATATGGACATGTATTTGCTGCTTCAGCACCGAACAAGGATGCATGTAAT gGCGACTACGGCTCAGCAGTGGTGTTCAACGGCAAGATTTATGGTGTGATGTCTCCAGGTGTACCAGACTATGCATGTCAGAGACCAGCTTACATCGTAGATGTGTGTGAATACATCGGGTGGATAAAAGATACAATTGGccttgaataa
- the LOC122831806 gene encoding trypsin-like, producing MALLKVMLLLGLGVSVNSDVSLQKRIIGGHNCDDTDRLYHVRLEVTNGQTTTICGGSLINPKWILTTDTCWKSGEGWYSQVVLRVHSRTGGRKISGIQGKPVVYAPEGWHHDIILLKLPRQQIDIPLAPLPDCSNRPKIGDTVQLAGEGATTTGPNNRHLSNAAAAPHLQCVDMNVVQLSHFLQPYGRLFSASAPNKDACYGDAGSAVVFNGMIYGVISPGLPVYACERPVLIMDVCEYIGWIRRTIGHK from the exons ATGGCTCTGCTGAAGGTTATGTTGCTGCTGGGGCTGG gtgtttcagtgaactcagatgtttctctgcagaagagaATCATTGGCGGTCATAACTGTGATGACACGGACCGTCTTTATCATGTTCGGCTGGAGGTGACCAACGGGCAGACAACGACCATCTGTGGAGGATCTCTGATCAACCCTAAGTGGATCCTGACTACAGATACCTGCTGGAAGTCAGGGGAAGGGTG GTATAGCCAAGTAGTGCTAAGAGTTCATTCCAGGACTGGTGGCCGAAAAATTTCCGGAATCCAAGGCAAACCTGTGGTTTATGCTCCTGAAGGTTGGCATCATGACATCATATTGCTGAAGCTTCCAAGACAACAAATTGACATCCCACTTGCTCCACTACCAGACTGCAGTAATCGCCCTAAAAT TGGTGACACTGTTCAGCTGGCAGGAGAGGGAGCAACAACAACTGGCCCCAATAATCGGCAtt TATccaatgctgctgctgcaccacaTCTTCAGTGTGTCGACATGAATGTTGTTCAGCTTTCCCATTTCCTGCAGCCATATGGGCGTCtattctctgcttcagcaccGAACAAAGATGCATGTTAT gGTGATGCTGGTTCAGCAGTGGTATTCAACGGCATGATTTATGGTGTGATTTCTCCAGGTTTACCAGTCTATGCATGTGAGAGACCAGTTTTAATCATGGACGTGTGTGAATACATCGGGTGGATAAGAAGAACAATTggccataaataa